A window of Myxococcales bacterium genomic DNA:
GGGACTCGCCCTCGACGTACTCCATCACCAGGTACGCGACGCCGTCGGCCTCGCCAACGTCGCTTATCTCCACGATATTTCGATGATTGATGCGGTTGACCGCCCGCGCCTCGCGGAGGAAGCGCTCTCGGTGCGACGGGTTCAGCCCGAGCTCCTTGCGGAGGATCTTGAGCGCGCTCAGCCGGTCGATGATGACGTGCCGCGCGAGGTAGACGCTCGACATGCCGCCGAGGCCGAGGCGCTTGATGAGGCGGTAGCGCGACGCGATGGTGCGGCCGAGGTAGCGGTCGTTGCTCTTGTCCAGGCCGGCGCCGTCGTAGGGACAAAAGCCGGCGTCGTCGGGAAAGAGCTCGGAGCAGCGGGGGCAGATCTTCACGTGGCAAGGCTCCGGTCGGTGCGGCCGAGACGCCCGAGGCCGAGCTCGCGCGCCAGCGCAAGGCGCAGGGTACCAAGGTCTCGCGCCGCGCGCGTGGGTTCCGCGCTCCACGTGGCGCCGATCCCCAGAACGGGCACCAGAAACAGCATAATCCGAGGGCCAGGGCGGCGGCGAACGTCACGGCGAGCGCCTCGGGGCCGGGCGGCGGCGAAGGTCACGGCGAGCCGGGAGCGCGTCGCGATCCTCGGCGACACGACCCGGTTCTCCTGCGAAAGTACGACGCGATGACCCCGACCGACCCTTCTCTCGCTCCGCCCTCGACGCGCGCCGCGGGCTTCGGGCCTCCCGCCGGTGGCGGCGCAGCCCCTCCGCCAGGTGGCTACGGCGCCCCTCCGCCGGGCGGCTACGGCGCCCCTCCGCCGGGCGGCTACGGCGCCCCTCCGCCGGGCGGCTACGGCGCCCCTCCGCCAGGCGGCTACGGCGGTCCCCCAGGCTCAGGCGGCGCGCCCCCGGGCGGCCCGCTCATGCCGGGCGCCGGGGGCGACATCAACACCACCCTCCCCCTCGTGCTCAGCGTCTTGTCGCTGTTCTGCTGCGGCCTCGGCACCGTGCTGGGGATCATCGGCGTCGTGCTCTCCGTGCAGGCGAGCAACGCAAAGAACAGGGGCGACCTCGAGAGCGCGCGCGGGAAGGCGAAGATGGCGGTCATCCTCGCCTCCGTGGGCATCGCGCTCGGCCTCCTCGGCGGCGTCGTGTCTGCCCTCGCGGGATAGCCTATCGCCCCGGGGGGCGAAAAATGGCCACGCGGCGCAGAGCCCACGGGCGCCGCGCCGCGACATGCCTTGGAGCGGCGCGACTA
This region includes:
- a CDS encoding CD225/dispanin family protein produces the protein MTPTDPSLAPPSTRAAGFGPPAGGGAAPPPGGYGAPPPGGYGAPPPGGYGAPPPGGYGAPPPGGYGGPPGSGGAPPGGPLMPGAGGDINTTLPLVLSVLSLFCCGLGTVLGIIGVVLSVQASNAKNRGDLESARGKAKMAVILASVGIALGLLGGVVSALAG